Proteins co-encoded in one Deltaproteobacteria bacterium genomic window:
- a CDS encoding AarF/ABC1/UbiB kinase family protein: protein MTGMWIAAAALALVLALPVPRRALVLAAVAARRFAPLAARALRLGCRDATAARCLRLAFEDLGPAYLKFGQMIASSPTAFSKRTTDEFAKCLDEVRPIPAARIRRILAAELGPDALASFRTIEDRPLASASIAQVHAGELSDGTPVVLKVQRPGIRRRVEADIALLGLCARVAERASRLLRHANLTGIVADFRKTIREEMDFRLEARNIDDFTALLDREGLLAIARAPRVHHALSTQRVLVLERLFGCRIDDALGVRRRVADVRDTLRATSEVFWTCVLLGGFFHGDIHAGNILVLDDGRLGYIDFGIVGRFTDAQRAALADWLAAMVSGDGRLLARAIYDMGAIRKRDLDWDDYVADVTDTFLPLRALTVDNPQMLEAFFPKLRALGAKHDLHLPQAFVLILKQLSYFGRYVMIHDPSFNENLDPKTQQTFAKLFVQFNAWRQTRDAAAIAIQPSA, encoded by the coding sequence GTGACCGGGATGTGGATCGCGGCGGCCGCGCTGGCCCTCGTCCTCGCGCTGCCCGTGCCGCGCCGTGCGCTCGTGCTCGCGGCCGTCGCCGCGCGCCGGTTCGCCCCCCTGGCCGCCCGCGCGCTGCGGCTCGGCTGCCGCGACGCCACCGCCGCGCGCTGCCTGCGGCTGGCGTTCGAGGATCTCGGCCCGGCCTACCTCAAGTTCGGCCAGATGATCGCGTCGAGCCCGACTGCGTTCTCCAAGCGGACTACCGACGAGTTCGCGAAGTGCCTCGACGAGGTGCGGCCGATTCCGGCCGCACGCATCCGGCGCATCCTCGCGGCGGAACTCGGTCCCGACGCGCTCGCGTCGTTCCGCACGATCGAGGACCGCCCGCTCGCGTCGGCGTCGATCGCGCAGGTCCACGCCGGCGAGCTATCCGACGGCACCCCCGTCGTGTTGAAAGTGCAACGACCTGGCATCCGCCGCCGCGTCGAGGCCGACATCGCGCTGCTCGGCCTGTGCGCGCGCGTGGCCGAGCGCGCCAGCCGGTTGCTGCGCCACGCCAACCTCACGGGCATCGTCGCCGACTTCCGCAAGACGATCCGCGAAGAGATGGACTTTCGCCTCGAAGCGCGCAACATCGACGACTTCACCGCGCTCCTCGACCGCGAGGGCCTGCTCGCGATCGCCCGGGCGCCGCGCGTCCACCATGCGCTCTCGACCCAGCGCGTCCTCGTCCTCGAGCGGCTGTTCGGCTGCCGGATCGACGACGCGCTGGGCGTCCGCCGGCGCGTCGCCGACGTCCGCGACACGCTGCGCGCCACCAGCGAGGTGTTCTGGACCTGTGTGCTGCTCGGTGGCTTCTTCCACGGCGACATCCACGCCGGAAACATCCTCGTGCTCGACGACGGCCGCCTCGGGTACATCGACTTCGGCATCGTCGGCCGGTTCACGGACGCGCAGCGCGCCGCCCTCGCCGACTGGCTCGCCGCGATGGTGTCGGGGGACGGCCGCCTGCTCGCGCGCGCAATCTACGACATGGGCGCGATCCGCAAGCGGGACCTCGACTGGGACGACTACGTCGCCGACGTGACGGACACGTTCCTGCCGCTGCGGGCGCTGACGGTCGACAACCCGCAGATGCTCGAAGCGTTCTTTCCGAAACTGCGCGCGCTCGGCGCCAAGCACGACCTGCACCTGCCGCAAGCGTTCGTGCTCATTCTCAAGCAACTCTCCTACTTCGGCCGCTACGTGATGATTCACGACCCGTCGTTCAACGAAAATCTCGATCCGAAAACGCAGCAGACGTTCGCCAAGCTGTTCGTCCAGTTCAACGCGTGGCGACAGACCCGCGACGCCGCTGCGATTGCGATTCAGCCGTCCGCGTAG
- a CDS encoding NAD(P)-dependent oxidoreductase, with protein MATLHGKTLFITGGSRGIGLAIALRAARDGANVTIAAKTAEPHPKLPGTIYTAAEEIEKAGGKALPCVVDIRFEDQVEAAVAKTVETFGGIDILVNNASAISPTGTLQTPMKKFDLMHSVNARGTFLCSQKCIPHLKKSDNPHILNISPPLNMEARWFAPHVAYTMAKYGMSMCALGMAEEFRGDGIAVNTLWPRTTIDTAAIRNLLGGDAMAKRSRKPDIMADAAHAILTKPSREVTGNFFIDEDVLAAEGVTDLSKYSVVPGAELAPDFFI; from the coding sequence ATGGCAACGCTTCACGGCAAGACTCTGTTCATCACCGGCGGAAGCCGCGGCATCGGCCTGGCGATCGCGCTGCGGGCGGCCCGCGACGGCGCCAACGTCACCATCGCCGCCAAGACCGCCGAACCCCACCCGAAGCTGCCGGGCACGATCTACACGGCCGCCGAGGAGATCGAAAAGGCGGGCGGCAAGGCGCTGCCGTGCGTTGTCGACATTCGCTTCGAAGACCAGGTCGAGGCCGCCGTCGCCAAGACGGTCGAGACCTTCGGCGGCATCGACATTCTCGTCAACAACGCCAGCGCGATCAGCCCCACCGGCACGCTGCAGACGCCGATGAAGAAATTCGATCTGATGCACTCGGTCAACGCGCGCGGCACGTTCCTGTGCTCGCAAAAGTGCATCCCGCACCTGAAGAAGTCGGACAATCCGCACATTCTGAACATCTCGCCGCCGCTGAACATGGAGGCGCGCTGGTTCGCGCCGCACGTCGCCTACACGATGGCCAAGTACGGTATGAGCATGTGCGCGCTCGGGATGGCGGAGGAGTTCCGGGGCGACGGCATCGCCGTCAACACGCTGTGGCCGCGCACGACGATCGACACCGCCGCCATCCGCAACCTGCTCGGCGGCGACGCGATGGCCAAGCGCAGCCGCAAGCCGGACATCATGGCCGACGCGGCCCACGCGATCCTCACCAAGCCGTCGCGCGAAGTCACCGGCAACTTCTTCATCGACGAAGACGTGCTCGCCGCCGAGGGGGTCACGGACCTGTCGAAGTACTCGGTCGTGCCCGGCGCCGAACTCGCCCCCGATTTCTTCATCTGA